Proteins encoded within one genomic window of Misgurnus anguillicaudatus chromosome 18, ASM2758022v2, whole genome shotgun sequence:
- the LOC129429965 gene encoding trace amine-associated receptor 4-like, which yields MSFNETENILLCYPLHPDSCPRAHRITLVKVAMYAFMLLLILMTVFGNLLIIISISHFKQLQSPTHLLVQSLAVCDCLQGSLVMPYSMVRSVEGCWFLGDVICKVHSSLDVTFCFSSLIHLSLISIDRYWAICDPLRYKMRITNNTVTVLITLTWIFSFVYSFSVIFSGVNAVGLEAYILQVSCFGGCAALFNKEWGLISCILFFIIPGAIMSSLYIIIFNVVKKHAKVLSVKVSVTTTGVNIQSSAHRERKAAKTLALVMGVFFICWLPSSIAIAVDPFLHFVIPADVFEALYWFAYFNSTCNPLIYGFFYPCFQKAFKTLIFTYICGFNHSHTLTFE from the coding sequence ATGTCTTTCAATGAGACTGAGAATATTCTCCTGTGTTATCCTTTACATCCAGACTCTTGTCCTAGAGCTCATCGGATCACTCTTGTTAAAGTGGCAATGTACGCTTTCATGTTACTCTTGATCCTCATGACAGTTTTTGGGAATCTGCTGATCATCATCTCCATCTCTCACTTTAAACAGCTTCAGTCTCCAACTCATCTGCTCGTTCAGTCATTGGCTGTGTGTGACTGTTTGCAGGGTTCACTGGTGATGCCCTACAGTATGGTGCGATCTGTCGAGGGCTGCTGGTTTTTGGGAGATGTTATTTGTAAAGTTCATTCTAGCTTGGATGTAACCTtctgtttttcttctttaatacATCTTAGTTTAATATCTATTGATAGATACTGGGCAATTTGTGACCCTCTGAGGTACAAAATGAGAATCACAAACAACACTGTGACTGTATTAATCACCCTTACATGGATCTTTTCATTTGTGTACAGCTTTTCTGTTATTTTTTCAGGGGTGAATGCTGTTGGTTTGGAAGCTTATATATTACAGGTGTCTTGTTTTGGTGGCTGTGCTGCTCTTTTTAACAAAGAATGGGGACTAATTAGTTGTatcttgttttttattattccaGGAGCTATAATGAGCTCTCTTTATATCATCATATTTAATGTTGTGAAAAAACATGCAAAGGTTTTGTCAGTGAAAGTGTCTGTGACCACCACAGGTGTTAACATTCAAAGCTCTgcacacagagaaagaaaagcaGCTAAAACTCTGGCTCTTGTTATGGGCGTTTTCTTTATCTGCTGGCTGCCCTCATCTATTGCTATTGCTGTTGATCCTTTCCTTCATTTTGTGATCCCAGCTGATGTTTTTGAGGCTTTATATTGGTTTGCCTATTTTAACTCAACTTGTAATCCTTTGATCTATGGATTTTTC